The sequence CGCCGCCCAGGACGTGCGACGCGACCATCAGGGACGGCCAGTCGTGGTGGGAGCGGTCGGGGACGCCGTGGCCGAAGCTGAGGTAGGTCTGCACGGAGCCGGGACGGTCGACCACGACGATGCGGGCGGCGGACTCGGGCAGGATCCGGTCGGCGGTCGGGAGCGGCGCGGCGGAGCCCGCCCAGCCTTCCAGGGCGGCGCTGAGGGCGCCCTCGGCGTCGGTCCCCGCCAGGTCGCCCGCGACGACCGCGGTCGCCTCGGCGGGGACCACGGAACCGTAGAAGTCTCGGACGTGCGAGCCCTGCAGCGCGCCGACCGAGTCGGGGGTGCCGCCCGTCGGGCGGGAGGCCCGGGCCTGCTCCGGGAAGAGGACGGCCCGCAGTTCGCGCATGGCGCGCGTGCCGGGGTCGGCGTCCTCCTGCGCGATCTCCTCCAGGCGCTCGCGGACGAGGCGCCGGACGTCGGCGTCGTCGAGGGCCGGGCGGCGCACCACCGAGGAGAACAGGTCCAGGGCCGCGCCGAGCCGCGTGGTCGGGACGTCCAGCGCGATGCGCAGGGCGGTCAGGTCGGCGTGCGCGTAGAGGCTGGCGCCGAGCCGCTCGAACGCGGCGGTCAGCGCGGTGCCGCCGCCGGGCTCGGTGCCCTCCAGCAGGGCGCGGGAGACCAGCGTCGCGACGCCGTCGAGGCCGGACGGCTCGCGGCCCGCTCCCGCGTGCAGGACGAGGCGGACGGCGGCGAGCCGGCGGCCGGGCAGGTCGCAGCGCAGCGTCGCGGGGCCGGCCGGGACGCGGCCCGCGG is a genomic window of Actinomadura citrea containing:
- a CDS encoding M16 family metallopeptidase: MSSGLALQPRPVPGPVPAWAFPAGTAGRVPAGPATLRCDLPGRRLAAVRLVLHAGAGREPSGLDGVATLVSRALLEGTEPGGGTALTAAFERLGASLYAHADLTALRIALDVPTTRLGAALDLFSSVVRRPALDDADVRRLVRERLEEIAQEDADPGTRAMRELRAVLFPEQARASRPTGGTPDSVGALQGSHVRDFYGSVVPAEATAVVAGDLAGTDAEGALSAALEGWAGSAAPLPTADRILPESAARIVVVDRPGSVQTYLSFGHGVPDRSHHDWPSLMVASHVLGGGLTSRLNAVLREEKGYTYGMRAGLLRMRHCGLFIAQGAVHTEVTADAVADALTELRGIVSRGIDAEEHGSSVRALADRAPAEYETARAVAAELADVSANGLGADYPSAYLAAVRASTPDGVARAYRKHIDPDALTVIAVGDAAQIREPLEKLAYAPVTVTTKET